The following are from one region of the Sulfurimicrobium lacus genome:
- a CDS encoding TatD family hydrolase — MLIDTHCHLDAAEFAADRDLVAARARAAGVEAMVVPAVEYANFMDVLACRANYPGCHAALGIHPMYVARSRPDDLALMRAAVAQHQPVAIGEIGLDFFVPDFDAEGQEFYLSEQLKIARDFDLPVLLHIRRAQDRILKHLRRIKVKGGIAHAFNGSRQQADAFIGLGFKLGFGGAMTYPRATRLRELAATLPLEAIVLETDAPDMAPVFAARERNSPEYLPLIAQVLADLRGIGIADVAHATSANARAVLGALA; from the coding sequence ATGCTGATCGACACGCACTGCCATCTCGATGCCGCCGAATTCGCCGCCGACCGCGACCTGGTGGCGGCCCGTGCGCGCGCGGCGGGCGTGGAGGCCATGGTCGTGCCAGCGGTGGAATACGCCAATTTCATGGACGTGCTCGCATGTCGTGCTAACTATCCCGGCTGCCATGCGGCGCTGGGTATTCATCCCATGTATGTGGCGCGGTCGCGCCCGGATGATCTGGCGTTGATGCGCGCTGCCGTCGCGCAACACCAGCCGGTGGCGATCGGCGAAATCGGGCTGGATTTCTTCGTGCCGGATTTCGATGCGGAAGGGCAGGAGTTCTATCTTTCCGAGCAGCTCAAGATCGCGCGGGATTTCGATTTGCCGGTGCTGCTGCATATCCGCCGCGCGCAGGACCGGATTCTCAAGCATTTGCGGCGTATCAAAGTGAAGGGCGGCATCGCGCACGCCTTCAACGGCAGCCGCCAGCAGGCGGACGCGTTCATCGGGCTGGGCTTCAAGCTGGGCTTCGGCGGCGCCATGACTTACCCGCGCGCCACGCGTTTGCGCGAGCTGGCGGCGACGCTGCCGCTGGAAGCGATCGTGCTGGAAACCGATGCGCCGGATATGGCGCCCGTTTTCGCCGCCAGGGAGCGCAACAGCCCGGAGTATCTGCCGCTTATCGCACAAGTCCTGGCCGATTTGCGCGGCATCGGTATCGCGGACGTAGCGCATGCGACCAGCGCGAATGCCCGGGCCGTGCTGGGAGCGCTGGCATGA
- a CDS encoding cation diffusion facilitator family transporter — protein MSLNSLQRMALLSIAASLVTMALKFGAWYLTDSVSLFSDAAESLVNLAGGLVAFGALTIAARPADSDHAYGHDKAEYFSSGVEGTLILVAAVSIIYTAVERFFHPQALHDLGPGLVISLVAALVNFATARVMLVVAVRQDSITLEADAKHLLTDVWTSAGVLGGLSVVMFAPPSWQILDPIMAVAVGFNIVVTGVSLMRRSMAGLMDSSLPQDEVARIEAEVRRLLPSGASFHDLRTRKAGARRFIEFHLLLPGDASVSESHALCDRIEAAIAEALPRTSITIHVEPPEIHV, from the coding sequence ATGAGCCTGAATAGCCTGCAGCGCATGGCGCTGCTTTCCATTGCGGCCTCCCTCGTCACCATGGCGCTCAAATTCGGTGCCTGGTATCTGACCGATTCGGTGAGTCTATTTTCCGATGCCGCGGAATCGCTGGTCAATCTTGCCGGCGGTCTGGTCGCTTTCGGGGCGCTGACCATCGCGGCGCGCCCGGCAGACAGCGATCACGCCTATGGGCACGACAAAGCGGAGTATTTCTCCAGCGGCGTCGAGGGAACCCTGATCCTGGTGGCGGCGGTGTCCATCATTTATACCGCCGTGGAGCGGTTCTTCCACCCTCAGGCGTTGCACGATCTCGGTCCAGGTCTGGTTATTTCCCTGGTTGCCGCGCTGGTGAATTTCGCCACTGCGCGGGTGATGCTCGTGGTTGCCGTAAGGCAGGACAGCATCACCCTCGAGGCGGATGCAAAACACCTGCTGACCGATGTCTGGACTTCCGCCGGGGTGCTGGGCGGGCTTTCGGTAGTGATGTTCGCGCCGCCGTCGTGGCAGATTCTCGACCCCATCATGGCGGTTGCGGTCGGTTTCAACATCGTCGTGACCGGGGTGAGTCTGATGCGCCGTTCCATGGCCGGTTTGATGGACTCATCTCTGCCGCAGGACGAGGTGGCGCGCATCGAGGCCGAGGTGCGGCGCCTGTTGCCAAGCGGGGCGTCTTTCCACGACCTGCGTACGCGCAAGGCGGGAGCGCGCCGCTTTATCGAATTTCATCTGCTGCTGCCCGGCGATGCCAGCGTCAGCGAATCGCATGCCTTGTGCGACCGCATCGAGGCTGCGATTGCCGAGGCTCTGCCGCGAACATCCATCACTATTCACGTCGAACCCCCGGAGATACATGTCTGA
- a CDS encoding tRNA threonylcarbamoyladenosine dehydratase, giving the protein MSDQTRGLLPQFERTHILLGDAGIETLARMHVFVAGLGGVGSYCAEALARAGVGRITLLDHDVVATSNINRQLPALLSTVGQPKGELMRARIMDINPACQLEILRIFLNSENVNDLVPDCDYVVDAIDSLACKVALVGESVKRGLRVASSMGAGNRLDPGKIKIADIGKTEMCPLAKQMRKRLGRHYGIYKGVLTVFSDEQPSAPLPPEPVEGPGRARAVNGTISYMPPLFGLMLAGAVIQALLKE; this is encoded by the coding sequence ATGTCTGATCAAACGCGCGGCCTGCTGCCGCAATTCGAACGCACCCACATCCTGCTTGGCGACGCGGGCATCGAAACCCTGGCGCGCATGCATGTCTTCGTCGCCGGGCTGGGCGGCGTCGGCTCTTATTGCGCCGAGGCGCTGGCGCGCGCCGGTGTGGGACGCATCACGCTGCTCGACCATGACGTGGTGGCGACCAGCAATATCAACCGCCAGCTGCCGGCGCTGCTTTCCACCGTGGGTCAGCCCAAGGGCGAGCTGATGCGGGCGCGCATCATGGACATCAACCCGGCATGCCAGCTCGAAATCCTGCGCATCTTTCTCAACAGCGAGAACGTCAACGATCTGGTGCCCGATTGCGATTACGTGGTCGACGCCATCGATTCCCTGGCCTGCAAGGTGGCGCTGGTGGGCGAGAGCGTGAAGCGCGGTCTGCGCGTCGCTTCCAGCATGGGTGCCGGTAACCGGCTCGATCCGGGGAAGATCAAGATCGCCGACATCGGCAAGACCGAAATGTGCCCGCTGGCCAAGCAGATGCGCAAGCGCCTGGGGCGTCACTACGGTATCTATAAAGGCGTTCTTACAGTTTTCTCGGACGAACAGCCGAGCGCGCCGCTGCCGCCCGAGCCGGTCGAAGGGCCGGGCCGCGCGCGCGCGGTGAACGGCACCATCAGCTATATGCCGCCGCTGTTCGGACTGATGCTGGCGGGGGCGGTGATCCAGGCGTTGCTGAAAGAATGA
- the mobA gene encoding molybdenum cofactor guanylyltransferase MobA, which translates to MTAPAVTAIILAGGRGQRMGEVDKGLQVLRGKPLVSWVVDSIAPQVDEVLISANRNLERYRELGFAVLPDAMPDFPGPLAGLHRALENAKHPLWLSVPCDTPFLPPDLVQRLRDGLLSGDAELAVAASGGRLQRVICLGYSHLRAGLGDFIARGGRRVGEWQDGLRAIAVSFEDELIFRNINTPEELSEAENKLDY; encoded by the coding sequence ATGACCGCGCCTGCCGTCACTGCGATTATCCTCGCCGGTGGGCGAGGGCAGCGCATGGGCGAAGTCGACAAGGGTCTGCAAGTGCTGCGCGGCAAGCCCTTGGTCAGCTGGGTGGTGGACAGCATCGCGCCCCAGGTGGACGAGGTGCTGATCAGCGCCAATCGCAACCTGGAGCGCTACCGCGAGTTGGGCTTTGCCGTGCTGCCGGACGCTATGCCCGATTTCCCCGGTCCGCTGGCCGGGTTGCACCGCGCGCTGGAAAACGCGAAACATCCGCTCTGGCTGAGCGTGCCCTGCGATACCCCATTTTTGCCGCCCGACCTGGTGCAGCGGCTGCGCGATGGTTTGTTGTCAGGCGATGCCGAACTGGCCGTTGCCGCATCCGGTGGCCGCTTGCAGCGGGTGATCTGTCTCGGCTACAGCCATTTGCGCGCCGGATTGGGCGATTTCATCGCGCGCGGCGGGCGTCGGGTGGGCGAATGGCAGGACGGATTGCGTGCCATCGCGGTTTCATTCGAGGATGAGTTGATTTTTCGCAACATCAACACGCCCGAAGAATTGTCGGAAGCGGAAAATAAACTGGATTATTAG
- the petA gene encoding ubiquinol-cytochrome c reductase iron-sulfur subunit, giving the protein MSMNEVDRSKRRFLIAATTAVGGVAAVGAVIPFVMSMLPSERAKAAGAPVEVDISKIEPGMILNVEWQGKPVWVVNRTKEMLALLSKHDDKLVDAKSEVPQQPDYCKNATRSIKPEILVAVGICTHLGCSPTYRPEMAPADLGSDWAGGFFCPCHGSRFDMAARVYSGVPAPTNLVIPKHKYLANGRLLVGDDSKGA; this is encoded by the coding sequence ATGAGTATGAATGAAGTGGATCGCAGCAAGCGGAGGTTTCTGATCGCCGCCACTACTGCAGTCGGCGGGGTAGCGGCGGTAGGTGCCGTTATACCTTTTGTCATGAGCATGCTGCCCAGTGAGCGCGCCAAAGCGGCGGGCGCACCGGTGGAAGTGGATATCAGCAAAATCGAACCGGGCATGATCTTGAACGTCGAGTGGCAAGGCAAGCCGGTGTGGGTTGTCAACCGCACCAAGGAAATGCTCGCTTTGCTCAGCAAGCATGATGACAAGCTGGTCGACGCCAAGTCGGAAGTGCCGCAGCAACCCGACTACTGCAAGAACGCTACTCGTTCCATCAAGCCTGAAATTCTCGTGGCAGTCGGTATCTGCACCCACTTGGGCTGCTCGCCGACCTACCGCCCTGAAATGGCCCCTGCCGATCTGGGTTCCGACTGGGCCGGCGGCTTCTTCTGCCCCTGCCACGGTTCCCGTTTCGACATGGCAGCGCGCGTATATTCCGGAGTTCCCGCGCCGACCAATCTGGTTATTCCGAAACACAAGTATCTCGCCAACGGCCGGTTATTGGTCGGTGATGACAGCAAGGGGGCCTAA